One stretch of Chloroflexota bacterium DNA includes these proteins:
- a CDS encoding SWIM zinc finger family protein — MSFDPATLPQLTSLGQRLQKLAGDSAYKAGRDYLRKGHVKDGSVAPGVEEPAAFALVSGSTDYRVSVRLPAADEARVTCTCPAHRRNKFCKHVVAVCAALLEQPAAFSVLDSLPEPPAPAARKKTSRAGGASKTKVEPAAQRAAGLDVLDRLLLELTDGGLMALGAEKSQLIAQCGELVRALKLRRLGNLLMQLQRAVADSQGIDAATFTSLLLDLYRCRTATGAMLDGSVALDPRLAEDLLGKTWRAEELEPVADLELVQVATTQESDGEFLVATSYLADLASLTIYVDRVIAPRRLRGTEPPNHRLRLLVRSAGLYPGLAPRRIKLAQYERATLRSEHLDRLVQGAASDVTEIQRRLIERAASPFGQPEAAVLFRPSALLTAPEGTPGLATTRAGAPAGALDRSGQFLALDWSALAVAGLELAPPPDDPFALFGIVTPTAFGPRLRPLSVVGMTPRSTGRGSYGRIFPG; from the coding sequence ATGTCGTTTGACCCGGCCACGCTGCCGCAACTGACCAGCCTCGGCCAGCGACTCCAGAAACTGGCCGGCGACTCCGCGTACAAGGCCGGTCGTGACTACCTTCGCAAGGGCCATGTCAAGGATGGGTCCGTCGCGCCGGGCGTCGAGGAGCCGGCCGCGTTCGCCCTGGTGTCCGGCTCGACGGACTACCGGGTCTCAGTGCGCCTGCCCGCCGCCGATGAGGCCAGGGTGACCTGTACCTGTCCGGCCCATCGGCGCAACAAATTCTGCAAGCACGTGGTGGCCGTCTGCGCGGCGCTGCTGGAACAGCCGGCCGCCTTCTCGGTGCTGGACTCGCTGCCGGAGCCGCCTGCGCCGGCGGCCAGGAAGAAGACCAGTCGTGCGGGCGGTGCATCGAAGACGAAGGTCGAGCCGGCCGCGCAGCGCGCAGCCGGACTCGACGTCCTGGACCGCCTGCTGCTGGAGCTGACCGACGGCGGCCTGATGGCGCTCGGCGCGGAGAAGTCGCAGTTGATCGCGCAGTGCGGCGAGCTGGTGCGCGCGCTCAAGCTGCGGCGGCTCGGCAACCTGTTGATGCAGCTCCAACGGGCCGTGGCCGACTCGCAGGGCATCGATGCCGCCACCTTCACCAGCCTGCTGCTCGACCTGTACCGCTGTCGCACCGCGACCGGCGCGATGCTCGACGGCAGCGTCGCGCTCGATCCGCGCCTCGCCGAGGACCTGCTCGGGAAGACCTGGCGCGCGGAGGAGCTGGAGCCGGTCGCCGACCTGGAGCTGGTGCAGGTGGCAACGACGCAGGAGAGCGACGGCGAGTTCCTGGTCGCGACCTCGTACCTGGCGGACCTCGCGTCCCTGACGATCTACGTCGACCGCGTGATCGCGCCGCGCCGCCTGCGCGGAACTGAGCCGCCGAACCATCGGCTGCGGCTGCTGGTCCGCTCGGCCGGCCTCTACCCGGGCCTGGCACCACGACGGATCAAGCTCGCGCAGTATGAGCGCGCCACACTGCGGAGCGAGCACCTGGACCGACTGGTTCAGGGGGCGGCCTCCGATGTGACCGAGATCCAGCGAAGGCTCATCGAGCGGGCGGCATCCCCATTCGGGCAACCCGAGGCAGCGGTCCTGTTCCGTCCGTCGGCGCTGCTGACCGCGCCGGAGGGCACACCTGGTCTCGCGACCACCCGCGCCGGGGCGCCGGCCGGCGCTCTCGACAGGAGCGGACAGTTTCTGGCGCTGGACTGGAGCGCACTCGCCGTGGCCGGACTTGAGTTGGCCCCGCCGCCGGACGACCCGTTCGCCCTGTTTGGCATCGTGACGCCGACGGCGTTCGGACCGCGCCTGCGCCCGCTCTCGGTGGTCGGGATGACCCCGCGCTCGACGGGGCGCGGCAGCTACGGTCGGATCTTCCCCGGATGA
- a CDS encoding VWA domain-containing protein, whose translation MASAPDDAAQRTLLRWRLVLGPEQSRQQAGGIWAEAEQAVQSESGLGEVDRALDFLYGDGGQRGGSEASSPYVASWLGDIRRYFSRDVVAFMEKDAIERRGLRQLLLEPEALQSLQKDVGLVATILAFKHLMPEQTRETARQVVREIVDDLRKRLENETRQALLGAMRRDRHSPLRVARNLDLKRTVREGLRNYQPSLRKIVPERVHFFANQQRFHEWRVIILVDQSGSMGESVVYSSIVAAVFASLPALDTRLVFFDTAVADVTDQLSDPVEMLFGVQLGGGTDIARAVQYGASLVTQPEKTLLLLITDLIEGGSRENLLAGLGALKESRAHVLCVLALNDKGTASFDADMARKVAALDIPTFAATPGKLVDAVERALRGDGRGADDVV comes from the coding sequence ATGGCATCGGCGCCTGACGACGCGGCCCAACGGACGCTCTTGCGCTGGCGGCTGGTGCTCGGGCCTGAGCAGTCGCGGCAGCAGGCCGGCGGCATCTGGGCCGAGGCCGAGCAGGCCGTGCAGTCCGAGTCCGGGCTGGGCGAGGTTGACCGTGCCCTGGACTTCCTCTACGGCGACGGCGGCCAGCGGGGCGGCTCGGAGGCCAGCAGCCCCTACGTCGCAAGCTGGCTGGGCGACATTCGGCGCTACTTCTCGCGGGACGTGGTGGCGTTCATGGAGAAGGACGCCATCGAGCGGAGAGGCTTGCGCCAGTTGCTGCTCGAACCGGAAGCGCTCCAGTCGCTGCAGAAGGATGTCGGGCTGGTCGCGACGATCCTGGCGTTCAAGCACCTGATGCCCGAGCAAACGCGTGAGACGGCCCGACAGGTCGTCCGCGAGATCGTGGACGACCTCCGCAAGCGGCTGGAGAACGAGACCCGGCAGGCGCTGCTCGGGGCGATGCGGCGCGACCGGCACAGTCCGCTGCGCGTGGCACGCAATCTCGACCTGAAGCGGACGGTCCGCGAGGGACTTCGCAACTATCAGCCGTCGCTCAGGAAGATCGTGCCGGAGCGCGTCCACTTCTTCGCCAATCAGCAGCGCTTCCACGAGTGGCGCGTCATCATCCTGGTGGACCAGAGCGGATCGATGGGCGAGTCGGTCGTGTACTCGTCCATCGTGGCGGCGGTCTTCGCATCGCTGCCGGCGCTGGACACCCGCCTCGTCTTCTTCGACACGGCCGTCGCCGACGTCACCGATCAACTGTCGGACCCCGTCGAGATGCTGTTCGGCGTGCAGCTCGGCGGCGGCACCGACATCGCGCGGGCTGTCCAGTACGGGGCGTCGCTGGTGACCCAGCCGGAGAAGACCCTGCTGCTGCTCATCACGGACCTGATCGAGGGCGGCAGCCGCGAGAACCTCCTGGCGGGGCTGGGCGCTCTGAAGGAGTCGCGGGCGCACGTGTTGTGCGTGCTGGCGCTCAACGACAAGGGCACGGCATCGTTCGACGCAGATATGGCGCGCAAAGTCGCGGCGCTCGACATCCCGACCTTCGCCGCCACGCCAGGCAAGCTGGTGGATGCCGTCGAACGGGCGCTGCGGGGCGACGGGCGGGGGGCAGACGATGTCGTTTGA